The genomic interval GCAATGACGGGACCAAAGGCATTAGAAATGCTCAAGTAGGAAGCGTTTAATCCCAGTGCTGTGCCCTGATCCGCTGGACTGGTGTTGAGGGAAATCAGCGCATTAATCATCGGTTGCACAAGGGAATTAAACAGAGAGTAAACGATCGTCACCGCAACAAAATAGGCGACATTTGCCCAAACGGGCATCAAGATAAAGGAGAAACTACGAATAAATAAACCTAAAAATAGAATATGAACCAGGTTGAATTTTTGGGTTAGAAGTGTCACACCCCAGGTTTGCATCACCACTCCCAGGACGCCAAACATCAGAAACATCAGCGTCAAGGTCTGGTTGTTTTGTCCGAGCACATGGATGAAATAGGGCTGAAAGGCATAGGTAAAAATTGTAAACGTTGTTCCAATCAAGAAATTGATCACTAGAAGAATCCCAATTCGAGGAAATGCCAATCCTCGGATTAAGTTGCCTAAACCTAAATCAAAAATATTGTTTGCTTTTTTTGCTTTCTCTTTCAGGGTTTCCGGCAGAAAGAAGATAGTAATGAGCAGGGCGATCAGGGCGATCGCCCCGGAGGTCAAAAACGAAGCGCCCAACGAAATCTGTTGTGCCAACAAACTAATCACCGGACCTAAAACAAACC from Kovacikia minuta CCNUW1 carries:
- a CDS encoding MFS transporter, yielding MTRNFWIIALISLINSLSLTILIPVIYLYGRQFGLNDFQTSLLFSTYSIAQFFATPVIGKLSDRFGRKPLLIISLTGTVIANLMAGTAATAGVLFFARFLDGITGGNASVAQAVISDSTTSENRARGFGINAAAFGLGFVLGPVISLLAQQISLGASFLTSGAIALIALLITIFFLPETLKEKAKKANNIFDLGLGNLIRGLAFPRIGILLVINFLIGTTFTIFTYAFQPYFIHVLGQNNQTLTLMFLMFGVLGVVMQTWGVTLLTQKFNLVHILFLGLFIRSFSFILMPVWANVAYFVAVTIVYSLFNSLVQPMINALISLNTSPADQGTALGLNASYLSISNAFGPVIAGMLIQQSNPATYAYPLYLAGILTFLVLGLAVVTRHRYQVNPS